tgggcAGGTTGTTATCAGAGGCTCTTGGGGCTGTGTCTCAGATGTATGGGAGGGAAAAAACTATGTATGATGTATGAACTCATTCCTCAATGTTGATGTAGGCAGGTGCAATAGTCGGCACCAGCGTGCAtcttttctccacatttgatCCAAATCAAGCCTGCGACTTAAACAGGTTGGGTCGTTGAGATCACAACAAGAGAAGAGATATATATGACAAGCTCAGATAACACACAGAAATCCACATCATCAGACAATTTCATACATAATAGACACTGATTCCACATGAAAGAGATTAACAGAGGGGTCTGCTGGTTATAACCTATAAATGACATCAGTGCATCACTGTGAGCATTCAGGTCAACTAACGGGATAATTAATTGCTGTTTAAAGGatcagtgtgtaggatttagtggcatctagtggtgaggttgcagaatgcagccaactgaatacccctcgcgTCACTCCTGCCCTCCAAATGTGCACAGTGGCCGCAAAACttgcaaaacaaaactaaacaaaaagtctgtgtttggtttgtccgttctgaGCTGCTGTAGAAACTTGGCGGTGCaacatggaagaggacctgctccctctgtggatatagagaacaaaaacactgatccttattttcagatgattataCGCAGATGAACACAGTCTTATGAATATTagattccatttctgccaatagagttttctaaatcttacacactggaccttcaaACATATTTCTATGGAAGCTGGGTTATAATAATGTTTATATAAGGCTGACAATCTTATATAATTACTTATAGTACATAGGTATATGAGGcaataaagttatttttttgtattatcTTAGAAAATCAAATCCATTACATTATATATGAGTTGTTATGAAGTGCAAACATAAATCCAAATACTGTAAAAGACAGGTGCTGGGCCGATACAGGACAACAATGAGAATGTCGGGGAAGGTCGGCACACTGTAGCTGCATTTTAATGGCACATCCACCTGCTCCAAATGTCACAGGTGGATGCAAGAAACGGGAAGGAATTTAAGTAATTTAGTGTCCTCAGTTCTCAAACTGAAAAGGTGATGTAATGCTGGTAAACATTCGTCTGTCCGGGCTTTTCTTGGAATATGCCGCAAACATCAAATTCAGGATGAGAGTATGTGTACAAAAGTTCATCAGTTTGAACGCTGGATATCTTGTCTTTGAACAGCATTCAGTTGACTACAGGTTGAAAGGATTGACAAATCACTGCAATCAGTTTTTATTAAcgttttacatgtttttgtattttaatgatgtTTCTCACTTCTCGGTTATGAGAATTagcagtttttctctgtttaataaCATTGTGAATTGAATATTTTGAGGTTTTCGActataaaaaagataaaacatccCGTTTTATGATGATCTAATTCAACTGTGTATTGAATAATGCCAAAAAAATAGACACACTGATTGATGAGGATTATTATTTGTAAATGCTGAATTTGTAGAGAAAGTTTTGTGACATATTTGTAGATTATAAGGTTCAAATCAAGCAGTGtaacattttaacattcacTCACAATAAATTTAGAGAAAAACCTGTTTTAAAGTCACAAATGAACCCTTTTAAAGAAAAGACGAATCATCCATGATCACACAAACATTGCAGTGACGGAGGATTTCTTGCCGACTGAactgtgtctcctcctgcaggcgGAAGAAGAGTTCAACATCGAGAAGGGCCGTCTGGTCCAGACTCAGAGGCTGAAGATAATGGAGTACTAcgagaagaaagagaagcagatcgagcagcagaagaaaatgtgagTCATGGCGAGAAGTCATAAGACACATCAAGTCCTCCCTTCCTTAATCCGGCCGTTTTAAGAACAAagaaatatctgtgtgtgtgacacagagtTTCCCTAATTTCATTAAGCAGCTTCATCCTTTAAAGGCTCTTTTGTAACCTGCCCCAAACAGTCTCCATCACTAACAAACATCGTCTCACTCAGGACTCTAAAATGACcggatgtgtgtttgttatttgtctACTTAACAGCCAGATGTCAAACCTGATGAACCAGGCTCGACTGAAGGTGCTGAAGGCCCGCGATGATATGATCTCGGTAAGCAGCCAGACATCATCTTCGCCGTCATATTTCAtgtaaaaaagagagatgggTTGTGTAACTCTTGGAAtaaaaatgctgtgtgtgtttgtgccttcaGGAAATGCTGAATGAGGCCCGTCAGCGGCTCGGTAACGTCTCTAAAGACCCGGCCAGGTATCCAGCTCTTTTGGACGGACTGATCTTGCAGGTTAGTGTATTCTCTCGGCTACCATGTGCTCAGTAGCCAGTTTAATAGGTACCCCTGGCTGGAGCTAATGCAGTCTGATACAACAGTCCTGTAGTAATTTTGACCTTCGTGAAGGGTCAGTTTTTGGGATCTGCACCAGGTTGTGTGTCCACGTGTGCAACTGTCCACAGCTTATCCCACATACTACTGGACCCATCAGCCTAATATGTTTCATTTATTACTGTATTCTCAATAAACTCATTAGCAAACTGTTTGCTGAGGTAGTCAAACAAGTGAGAAGTAGGTTCATTTTCTCATAAACTTATGTAAAATCTGACTTCTTCTTGCAGCCAGTTGAATCGCCTCCTGCTGGTCAgtagaaagaatgcaggtttaaggaaCAGCATTGGTTCATTTTCAGACCCAGAAACTCTGTCCACtatttatacagtctatggttACATAGCAAAAGGCATTGTATGGCATTTGGCCTTGGCCCATAAAACTGTTTGGTCTCATCTTGAACCAGAGCATCTGCAGATTAGTTCCATACCTGACATGTTATGACCTCCTGAAGTTAAGCGCTCTTGCCATCTTTGCCACCATCTTGACTGTAAGGGAGCTGGGAGGGACAATTGAATGAGACTGAACTCTTCTTTGTTTGGGAGGGGGAGAGGCCTGACAGAGGTCTGCCCTCTGCTGACCGGACTCTTTTGAGAGGTATTGATAAATTGTTTTGGAGGCTTCAGTTCTTGGTGATGTTGAGCTGTGTATACAGAGAAGTGTTGCTATTACATAGTATGTTCATTGTCACATCCATTGTCACATTGTTCATTGGGATGGACATAATATTAGAAATGCCTCTCAGTATGTTGCAAtacaaaaaaagcagttttaacATAAACTGAACATTATGAGCTTCATGTAGGGAGGATTAACTGTGCAGCTGTTGTGTTAGACTGTGGTTCTTTCAGCCAGGTGCACAGTTAAGTGTATACATTTATGAGGGTGTTGTTATTAAAAACTGAGATCTGATTTTTGTAATGTCTCACATCAGGGCTTCTATCAACTTCTGGAGCCCAAAGTGACTATTCGCTGCCGTAAACAGGACTTGCAGATGGTACAGGTGAGTAAATGAGTGCATGCTCAagtttgcatttctgtgtgtttgcttttgtccaAACAAACGCAGCTCAGTGAGGTAACCTGTTGACATCTAAATTCAAATTGTAATTTGACCCTTTCAGGCTTCCATCCAGAGGAATATTCCCATATATAAAGCAGCTGTGAAGACCAACCTGGAGGTCCGCATCGATCAGGACAACTTCATCTCCCCGGATGTGTAAGCAGCGCCACATTTGAAACATGAGTCAGACTTCACAGAGCTTAAATGAACTCCTCAAGACTTTTTTTGATTTCTCGTTTTTGTGGTTCAGTTCTGGAGGTGTTGAGCTCTATAATGGTGACGGGAAGATCAAGGTGTCCAACACCCTGGAGAGCAGACTGGACCTCATGGCTCAGCAGGTAGGAAGCAGGAACAGCCGATGTTATCGGCTTTGAGTTCACCTTAGGTAGTCCCGGTCCTTGATTGCAAAGTGTCAGATTTTGTCGTGAATTGTGATTTGCTGGGCGGGCTGAGGGTGGATGTGGGACGAGATGGacgagatggaggaggaagataaaaatgaaaagaggcaTGCAGAGATTattaaaagagaaactgaagagCTGGAAAGGTCAAGAATGAAGCTGTGGTGCATTGCTTGGTGTCAGATTGATTATGTGTTATTACTAGATTATTGcttttttatgttgctgtgtgCTTATTTTATGAAACCTTGGCAGGTATATGTAGTAACATATGTTATATGTGTTATCAAAGCCGTAAGCCAGGTGGTGTACAGTGATTATAGAAGCAGCAACGCCCCTCAGCTGTTCTAAAGCCACTGTCAACCATCTGCTTATTGCTTTAGTTTCATCCTCATGAGCAGATACTACACGTCATAAACACTCACTGTGtatctgttttcacttgttcAAGCTCTCTTTGAacttcaaagaaagaaaatctgcaatAAAGTGAAGTGCACTGATGAGTAAACTAGatttgacagaaataaagatTAGTTAGCTAAACCCgaaactttatttttccatgCGAGGAGCTGCAAGTGGCGCTTTAAGTGACATCctattctttttctttatattgTGTCTTTTATTGCAATGCCTTGTCTAGAAAGGGGCTACATAAGACAGATGTTTTATAATGTTTTCTTGCATGGTGGATATTTCATTGACAATTCTATTGTTTTCTAGAGAGAATAGAGTGAATTGAAACCATGAACAAGACTACTCaagtttaaaaacacacacagaggccatcTATGCGTCATATGCAATTGTAGGGACCCATAtaagatatacagtatgtgtatgtatatatatatatatatatatcagaaCAAGGAGTAGTGTCATTAATTTCTTATTAATTTTATTGTTCAAAAGTTTTTTGATTGAATTTTagaattttacttttacttaaattgACCTTGTGACACTTTGTGTTGAtggtttttatttgatttttggtaactctttaaaaaaagcttttctaaTTCTCATTGATGCTTTCCTGATTAAATACAAGTGAACTAGTCCTGCAATGGCTTTTAGGTTAACAAACTATTATTGGCCTAAAATTGAGTTACCTGTTGAATGAAGGAGTGCAGTTGTTGACGAACTTGGCTTTGGCTAAACGAGATTAGCATAGCTCTCATGTTGCCTCCCATTTAAAGTCTTCATGTGTCACAAGATGGAGTGACAGATGTTTTATGGGTATTTATGTGTTAGTCTCACTCTTCTACTGTTTGGTGCTTTTTACATCAGCCTTATGTACATATAACTTTTTTTCACTTGGAAAAAGTACATCAAATGTGCTGAGTTTTCATCATATAAACAAGTCAattaaacaaaagcaacagtaataaataaaacataatataGAAATGATTAATAAAAGCTATGAGCTGCTATTAATAATTAGTTTTGGTTGATTGTTGATGGTTTAAAACTTCAACTTAAAACTAAAAGTTTGATTTTTAGGTGCCACTATAGGTTTTTTTATGATGTTAAACATGATTCTGATTCTTATTCACAAATTCACAACCACATTTACTTTAATTCTAATATTGTGTCATATTTTGTGGCTCCTAGttaaataaaattcaaattgGAAATTAAAAGCAATAGTCTCCGAAATGTTTGACTTTCCTCATATTTCTGCAGTTGTGTAGCTAAATAGAGCAGAAACGAACGATTGATCGGTTGATAAgtcgattgacagaaaaataatcagcagctgttttgagCTGTTTTAGCCATTTTTCAAGTACAACTACCAAACCTTAACTAGATCGAGCTTCTTGAATGTGAGTGTTTACTGTTTCATCAGTAAATTGAATGTCtttttgtcaaacaaaacaattttaaattgTAACGATTAATCGAGAAAACAATCCGCAGCTGTTCTgataaactgtgtgtttctgtttctgcagatgatGCCTGAAATCCGAGTGGCTCTCTTCGGCGCCAACCCGAACCGCAAGTTCATGGACTGAGTGGATCCGCCGTACTAGAGAAAATCTCCccgtttattttttattttgtcatatgAAAAGACGTcattcctctgtctgtgaaGCGAATTTCCGATGCAAACGAGGCGCATTGTTGTCGTGTGATGtattgctgtatttttctgtgcatTAATGGACATGATAGACGCTCCGACTCAATGCTACAGATGTGCGCTGTCAGTACTGCACAGCTGCCGTGACTGGTTTACTCTGCTGCTTCCCTTTTGAGGGTCCTGGTTTACACTGTTTAAAAGTGGCGGATTGGCTGAATGTTTAACAGGTTGTCCTCTAATTGGATCAGTTTCCGTGACAAACATAGCAACTGTGTCACGGTTTCCCCACCTTCATGAACTTGGACCCCACATTAAGTGTTATTAAGTTGCATGGGGCATTGTGTTGCTAATGGGTGTCTGCTCCAACCAATCAGAGAAAAACGTAGCATCCAAGAAACTAAACTGAACCCTGCACATGACCTTAGAGTTAATTTATTGATGTTCCAGCCACCGTACATCATTCTGCCATGAATAAAACAAGTGGAGGTTATCATTCCAGAGTGTGCACTGTATGTATATGAGATTTCCAGATTAAATTATACGTATGTGTGGTTGtcgttttttctcttttctttttttttttttgattgtgtCTCCAAACTGATAATGTTATATTGTGGAAAGGTAAAACCTAATTAAATTGAAATCATTAGTATTACTTCACTGCTCTGTGTGGTTCATACAATGCCCTCGCTGTTCAGCAATGTACAATGTTGAACATTTCTTTTGCAACTCTGGCCATTCATGCTTTTTTCATTAGTTTATCACATggtgtttgtcagacaaaaatGCCTCAATTATCCAGTTGCTCCGGGTATTCTGCTGACATGCCAGACTGACAGCGGAAGCTCTTGTGGGAAAACAAATCAAGTCTTCAGGGAGACGGCAGAGCTGAGACCCAGGACGCCAGGAGCTCCTTCTTACTTGTgagtattttatgttttaaagtaGCTTTAAGgtttttccctctttatttaGCTTCCGTGAACGATCTGAGGCTTGTTTGTCACTTTCCTTCACTTTTTTGTTGGTTAATTTTAAGTGAGAAAGCAAAGCTGTCAGTCACGCTACTGAATGGGCTCTGTCAGCAGCGTATTCTGAGCTGAGCAGCACGTTACCATTTAATGACATTAAAACAAGTTTGCCAAGTTTATTTACTCACTAAGCTGCCATAACTCCAGAGACCTCTGTGCCAACGCAGAAGGACTTAACTGACAGTAGTTCATGTCTCACAGAGTATCTTTCTTTCCAGCAGTGAATACATACAATCCTGCTCCTGTGGAGGGTGTGCGATCATGTTCTAGCACCCTCCTGTGGCACATAAGGACATGGTGATCTCAATCTGCCAGGCTGTGGTCACCTATGTGCCCCTTCTGTGGTTTGTAAGAGTGGCTGACGGGATGCCCGACCCCGCTCAGAGGGACCTGCTGATGCGTCAGGAGGCATCCAGACAGACAGGGGGGCGGGTGGCGCTGACGGCGGCCGAGCAGAAGCTGGACGCTTACCTCCATCAactgaaggagaaagagatgtCTGCCGCGGAGTTCCCCCCTGCTCTTCATTTCTTCAGAGCAAAGCCTCTCATTCAGAAGAGCGCCATcttcaaactgctgcagaagATGCCTAAAGGTGATGTTGTAAGCACAGATGGACAGGCCAGGTCCTAAAGGGGTCAGGGGGTCAGTCAATGTAATCCAATATTTGtttaccactactgtttgctacaGTACGATTGCATTAAAACGCAGTAACATTAGGACTAAAACTGTAAATTTTCTAGATCAATTAATGAGTTTGgtatataaaatgtaagaaaatggtgaaaaaatgaaatgaaatcattgTTTCCCAATGTCCAAGATGATGTcctcagatgtcttgttttgtccacagtgTAAAGGTATTCAGTTTATAGTCATAgaggagtgaaaaaaaacatttaaaaaaatcacatttaaagaaGCTGAAATCAGAATTACTCAAACCGATTAATCgattattattaatttaatagttTACAACTAATCGATTAAGTCGCAGTAGTTTATTGTATATTAGAAAGTACATTTGAAATCAGTTTGACAGAAGCATGACTTTAATAAAATGCAACCTCCGCAGACTCTGATGATTTTCTGTAATGCTTTGTATAGTAATAACAGTAATATCGTGCAGTAGTATTTTGTATAATATCTGTTCTGACAGGAAGCTTTAGACAGGAGTCAGACAGTCTCTCTTCATCACCATGAGCACCTGAGAGTTCTGGTTCAGATGcaaaaatcactttaaagagttgaaataactacaaatagacacaaaatgacacaaagagacaaaaatttTGTTCAAAGTTCGGCAAAATTACTCAcaaaagagactgaaaacaacTATAAAGTTACACAATGACTACAAAAAGATacaaattgattgattgattaaagACGAAAATAATTAGgtacacaaaacaaccacaaagagatgctgAAGAATTACAGAGTCACaaaatgaagacacaaacaactacaaagtaacacaaaacaaatacaaacatatacaaaaaactacaaaactacAATAGAAACCGGTCATGTTCTAGGTTCAGGACGTCAGTCTGAGGCTCTATCCTGCTGTCTCGGTGACAGGTGCAGCCCTCCACATCCACACCTCCTCTCTGGTCAGTGCTGAATGGCTGGTGAAAAACGTCACCTACAGGCCGCACTGCTACATCTGCTTCACGTGGGACAACTCGGTGCGCTTCCTGTTCTCAGACCGCCAGCCCTTCCCACGATGGGACTGCTTCTACTGGCAGCTGCTTGAGACTTTGAGAGCCAGAATCGGGGACACTGCAGGCTTTGATAACAGGTTGAGTAAGACAGCACCCTCCCTTACACGTTTCAAGTCAAGATATAATGGGGGCGCTTAAGCCagaatgtctgtttttggctgtttttcagtctAATGCAGCACCTCACACTGTTCACCGAGGATCCAGATGGTGAGTACCCGAGCCAAGATGTTGTGTGGGACAAGTTTGAGAAGGCTTTCATCGCAGCTGCTGGGCTGATCACCCATGCCCCTGTGCTGAGAGACTACTTCTACAAGGGCCTCGGGGAGCTTCATCTTGACAACGTCATGTATCTGGAACTTAGGAGCGGCCTCTCAAGGGttcgtgtttgtttgttcgttcACACCTGAACCCTAACTTCAGcctctcagaaagaaagcagcatCAGTAGATGGTCTGATACTTGCGCCCTTCTGGACTGTGGATATTAACACAAATGTTATATTTTcaaacctaaccaaacctttTGATGTGTTTCAGACGTATGAGCTCGATGGAACCATTCACGGTAAGGTCTGGACTCTGAAAACGTTTCAAGAGGTTACTAAGAAGTTTACAACAGATCATCCGGACTTTCTCGGGGCTCGTATCATAATTTCTGTACACAGGTATTGTATTGACAAAAAAGATCACAGAAAACAATATGTTCAAAGAATCTCTGCAGGGAAGAGACTTcaacaagataagataaaactttatgtattcccagctggggaaatttgggcattacagcagcatgtaaggCGCATGTCCTCTGCTTGTAAGTCATCATTTGCCTAATTTAATTGACTGACAAATGCTGTGGAGTAGATAAATGAAGTAGAACACTGAAAAACTCAAGTTGAAAGTATTCAAAATTGTACTTAGatacagtacttgaataaatgttcttatgtactttccaccactgcataaTCTTCAATGGAACACAGATTTTCATATTCAGTTTTTTAATTACTCCAACAGAAAATCCAAGCGAAACAAGCT
This region of Chelmon rostratus isolate fCheRos1 chromosome 22, fCheRos1.pri, whole genome shotgun sequence genomic DNA includes:
- the atp6v1e1b gene encoding V-type proton ATPase subunit E 1, translating into MALSDADVQKQIKHMMAFIEQEANEKAEEIDAKAEEEFNIEKGRLVQTQRLKIMEYYEKKEKQIEQQKKIQMSNLMNQARLKVLKARDDMISEMLNEARQRLGNVSKDPARYPALLDGLILQGFYQLLEPKVTIRCRKQDLQMVQASIQRNIPIYKAAVKTNLEVRIDQDNFISPDVSGGVELYNGDGKIKVSNTLESRLDLMAQQMMPEIRVALFGANPNRKFMD
- the ada2b gene encoding adenosine deaminase 2-A: MVISICQAVVTYVPLLWFVRVADGMPDPAQRDLLMRQEASRQTGGRVALTAAEQKLDAYLHQLKEKEMSAAEFPPALHFFRAKPLIQKSAIFKLLQKMPKGAALHIHTSSLVSAEWLVKNVTYRPHCYICFTWDNSVRFLFSDRQPFPRWDCFYWQLLETLRARIGDTAGFDNSLMQHLTLFTEDPDGEYPSQDVVWDKFEKAFIAAAGLITHAPVLRDYFYKGLGELHLDNVMYLELRSGLSRTYELDGTIHGKVWTLKTFQEVTKKFTTDHPDFLGARIIISVHRALGVSEVKAAVKEAIQLQKDFPDVVAGFDMVGRENSGRTLWYFREALSLPAELGITLPYFFHAGETDDEGTDVDQNILDALLFNTTRIGHGYALAHHPLAKELSRKRNVAVELCPISNQVLKLVSDLRNHPAAVLMSEGHPMVISSDDPSLFGTTGLSYDFYEAFVGIGGLKANLGTLKELAVNSIRYSSLPAHMKDTGYAMWQNKWDAFIFDHS